One part of the Mycobacterium marinum genome encodes these proteins:
- a CDS encoding PE domain-containing protein translates to MSFVLVAPDMLATAAADVVQIGSAVSAGNLAAAIPTTEVMAAAADEVSGAIAALFGANAQEYQAAAAQAATFHEQFVRALSEAGASYASAEATIVTGLSSAVADGFQTAVYGPIRAAGQAWISSPAGEVIDPVINAPTEALFGRGLISNGAAGTAAHPNGGAGGILFGDGGPGYTPTGGMGAVAGGIGGDAGLIGNGGLGGNGFGGGPGGMGGTGGWLMGNGGVGGVGGVGGVGGQALFFGNGGAGGGSALGGRAGLFIGEPGTGWVADPGNGQSIVIDFVRHGQTASNVAELIDTNVPGPPLTAEGHLQADIIAGKLFAKGPYAGIFDSELLRTQQTAAPLAALYGITDVPALSGLNEISAGIFDGLQQITPAGLLYLIGPMAWTLGYPIVPMLTPGSLDFNGVVFNQDFTHAMDTMYSAALANPVLAANGKITDVAYSSAFTIGVGTMMNVDNPDPLLLLTHPLPNTGVVEVQGSPANGWTMVSWDGIPVAPATLPTQLFVDVRNLITAPQYAGWDIFYSLFTGNPTTILTAVRDGIEEVGSAVINFPIEVTEDVVNAICGATDGLTAGVPSLVG, encoded by the coding sequence ATGTCTTTTGTGCTCGTGGCGCCAGACATGTTGGCGACGGCAGCGGCGGATGTGGTGCAAATTGGGTCAGCCGTTAGTGCCGGCAATCTGGCGGCGGCGATTCCGACGACTGAGGTGATGGCGGCGGCCGCCGATGAGGTGTCTGGGGCCATTGCGGCGCTGTTCGGCGCCAATGCCCAGGAGTATCAGGCGGCGGCGGCCCAGGCCGCGACGTTCCACGAGCAGTTTGTCCGTGCCTTGAGTGAGGCGGGGGCGTCGTATGCCAGCGCCGAGGCGACCATCGTCACCGGCTTGAGTTCGGCGGTTGCGGACGGGTTTCAGACCGCGGTCTACGGTCCGATACGCGCGGCCGGCCAGGCGTGGATCAGTAGCCCGGCCGGCGAGGTTATTGATCCGGTCATCAATGCGCCCACCGAAGCCCTGTTCGGGCGTGGCCTGATCAGCAACGGTGCCGCCGGAACGGCCGCACACCCCAATGGTGGCGCCGGCGGGATCCTGTTCGGCGACGGCGGCCCCGGCTACACCCCGACCGGCGGGATGGGCGCCGTCGCGGGCGGTATCGGCGGAGATGCCGGGCTGATCGGCAACGGTGGCCTCGGCGGTAACGGCTTCGGCGGCGGTCCCGGCGGCATGGGCGGTACCGGCGGCTGGCTGATGGGCAACGGCGGGGTCGGCGGGGTCGGCGGGGTCGGCGGTGTTGGTGGCCAAGCCTTGTTCTTCGGCAATGGCGGCGCCGGTGGGGGCAGCGCGCTGGGTGGCCGTGCCGGGCTGTTCATCGGGGAGCCGGGCACCGGCTGGGTTGCTGACCCCGGCAACGGCCAGTCGATCGTGATCGACTTCGTCCGGCACGGGCAGACGGCGAGCAACGTGGCGGAGCTGATCGACACCAACGTGCCCGGCCCGCCGCTGACAGCGGAGGGCCACCTACAGGCGGACATCATTGCCGGCAAGCTTTTCGCGAAGGGCCCCTACGCGGGGATCTTCGACTCGGAGTTGCTCCGTACCCAGCAAACCGCCGCGCCGTTGGCTGCCCTGTATGGGATAACCGACGTTCCGGCGCTGTCCGGACTCAACGAGATCAGTGCCGGCATCTTCGATGGTCTACAGCAGATCACGCCCGCAGGCCTGCTGTATCTGATCGGCCCGATGGCCTGGACGCTCGGATACCCCATCGTGCCGATGCTGACCCCGGGCTCGCTGGACTTCAACGGCGTGGTTTTCAACCAGGACTTCACCCACGCCATGGACACCATGTACAGCGCCGCCTTGGCGAACCCGGTCTTGGCCGCCAACGGCAAGATCACCGACGTCGCCTACTCGAGCGCATTCACCATCGGGGTCGGGACAATGATGAACGTCGACAACCCCGATCCACTCCTGCTGCTCACCCACCCGCTGCCCAACACCGGCGTGGTCGAGGTGCAGGGCAGTCCCGCCAACGGCTGGACGATGGTCAGTTGGGACGGGATTCCTGTCGCACCGGCGACATTGCCGACCCAGCTATTCGTCGACGTGCGGAACCTGATCACCGCGCCGCAATATGCGGGCTGGGACATTTTCTATTCATTGTTCACCGGCAATCCGACGACCATCCTGACCGCGGTGCGCGACGGCATCGAGGAGGTCGGCAGCGCGGTGATCAACTTCCCGATCGAGGTGACCGAGGACGTCGTCAACGCTATCTGCGGCGCGACCGACGGCCTGACGGCGGGCGTGCCCAGCCTGGTCGGATAA
- a CDS encoding amidase → MHLDEYMSLDATGLAELVASKQVRATELLALARQRADAVNPRLNAIIRRIDALAEERAADPELRGPLAGVPFLIKDLDQEYRGFPSSCGSRSLANDVAKQHALVTQRFLDAGLVVFGMTNTPEFGAKGITEPDYWGPARNPWNPQHTPGGSSGGSGAAVAAGIVPVAGANDGGGSIRIPAACNGLVGLKLGRGLSPYGPQAGEPLFGMVTQGVVSRTVRDSAAIFDAIVGPNPRAAYQVALPDTTFVEHIKNRPGALKIGYSASSAINAAPDREAVTAVEAAASLLEDLGHHVEQVDPPYDDDALARDFLTIWFAQLHCQVADIRKRIGARDSDFEADTLAMAELGRSTGVLAPLLALDNRNNYIQSLASFHESYDYFLTPSLATPPPAVGETTTPPRLQTAARLMSKLRAGKVLSLSGIMDDLIQESLGWVPYTQLANLTGRPAISVPLHWTPAGLPLGVQFVGGLGSDGDLLALAAQLEEARPWAHRHPATPPAG, encoded by the coding sequence ATGCATCTTGACGAGTACATGTCGCTGGATGCGACTGGCCTGGCCGAGCTGGTGGCGAGCAAGCAAGTCCGCGCTACCGAGCTACTTGCTTTGGCGCGTCAGCGCGCCGACGCGGTCAACCCGAGGTTGAACGCGATCATCCGTCGTATCGATGCCCTCGCCGAGGAACGGGCCGCTGATCCGGAGCTACGTGGACCGCTTGCCGGCGTCCCCTTCCTGATCAAGGACCTCGATCAGGAATATCGCGGGTTTCCCAGCTCGTGTGGATCTCGGTCGCTGGCCAACGATGTCGCCAAACAGCACGCCCTGGTCACCCAACGATTCCTGGACGCGGGCCTGGTCGTCTTCGGCATGACCAATACACCCGAGTTCGGGGCCAAGGGCATCACCGAACCCGATTACTGGGGGCCGGCCCGCAACCCGTGGAATCCGCAGCACACCCCGGGCGGCTCCTCGGGCGGATCGGGGGCCGCGGTTGCCGCCGGGATCGTTCCGGTGGCCGGTGCCAACGACGGTGGCGGATCGATCCGCATTCCCGCGGCCTGCAACGGGCTGGTCGGGCTCAAGCTCGGCCGGGGATTGTCGCCCTATGGCCCGCAGGCCGGCGAGCCGCTGTTCGGCATGGTTACTCAGGGGGTGGTTTCGCGCACCGTTCGCGACAGCGCCGCCATCTTCGATGCGATCGTCGGGCCCAATCCACGCGCCGCCTACCAGGTCGCCCTTCCCGACACCACCTTCGTCGAACACATCAAGAACCGTCCGGGCGCGCTCAAGATCGGGTACTCGGCGTCGTCTGCGATCAACGCCGCGCCTGACCGCGAGGCCGTCACGGCAGTCGAGGCCGCGGCGAGTCTGCTCGAAGACCTGGGCCACCACGTCGAGCAAGTCGATCCCCCCTACGACGACGACGCGCTGGCCCGCGATTTCCTGACCATCTGGTTCGCGCAGCTGCACTGCCAAGTCGCCGATATCCGAAAGCGGATTGGGGCCCGCGACAGCGACTTTGAAGCGGACACACTAGCGATGGCCGAACTCGGCCGATCCACCGGTGTGCTGGCGCCGCTGCTTGCGCTGGACAACCGCAACAACTACATCCAGTCCCTGGCGAGTTTCCATGAGAGTTACGACTACTTCCTGACTCCCAGCCTGGCGACTCCGCCACCGGCCGTCGGCGAGACAACCACGCCACCACGCCTGCAGACGGCGGCGCGGCTGATGAGCAAGTTGCGTGCCGGAAAGGTGCTCTCGCTCAGCGGGATCATGGACGATCTCATTCAAGAGAGCCTGGGCTGGGTGCCCTACACCCAGCTGGCCAATCTGACCGGACGACCCGCCATCAGCGTGCCGCTGCACTGGACACCGGCCGGCCTGCCGTTGGGTGTGCAGTTCGTCGGAGGCCTGGGCAGCGATGGCGACCTCTTGGCGCTGGCAGCCCAACTCGAAGAGGCCCGTCCCTGGGCGCACCGGCATCCGGCGACACCGCCCGCCGGCTAG
- a CDS encoding WS/DGAT/MGAT family O-acyltransferase has product MSKTAKRLGPQDMFFLYSESPSTMMHVGALMPFTPPDDAPADFLRQLVDESKANEVVEPWNLKLSHPDLLYSPTQSWVYDENFDLDYHVRRSALASPGDERELGILVSRLHSHALDLRRPPWEMHFIEGLEGGRFAIYIKMHHSLIDGYTGQKMLARSLSADPHDTTHPLFFNIPTPGPAPADTEESAGGGLIGGAGNVLSGLGDVVKGLGGMVSGVGSVLGSVASAGRSSLDLTRALVNSQLRSDNEYRDLVSSVQAPHCILNTRISRNRRFATQQYPLARMKAIGAQYDATVNDVAMAIIGGGLRRFLDELGELPDKPLIAVLPVNVRPKDDEGGGNAVATILATLGTDIADPAERLRAVTASTRMAKAQLKNMDRDAILAYSAALMVPYGIQLASTLTGVKPPLPYTFNLCVSNVPGPQEVLYLRGSRMEASYPVSLVAHSQALNVTLQSYAGTLNFGFIGCRDTLPHLQRLAVYTGEALDELDEPAASSAVN; this is encoded by the coding sequence GTGAGCAAGACCGCCAAGCGGCTGGGCCCGCAAGACATGTTTTTTCTCTACTCCGAGTCGCCGAGCACCATGATGCACGTCGGTGCCCTGATGCCCTTCACACCACCGGATGACGCGCCCGCGGATTTCTTGCGACAACTCGTCGATGAGAGCAAGGCCAACGAGGTTGTGGAACCGTGGAACCTGAAGCTGAGCCACCCGGACTTGCTCTACAGCCCCACCCAATCGTGGGTTTACGACGAAAACTTTGACCTGGACTACCACGTGCGGCGCTCCGCCCTGGCCAGCCCGGGCGACGAGCGTGAACTCGGAATCCTGGTGTCGCGGTTGCACAGTCACGCGCTGGACCTGAGGCGTCCACCGTGGGAGATGCACTTCATCGAAGGCCTCGAAGGCGGTCGGTTCGCGATCTACATCAAGATGCATCACTCGTTGATCGACGGCTACACCGGCCAGAAAATGCTGGCCCGCAGTTTGTCCGCCGACCCACACGACACCACGCACCCGTTGTTCTTCAACATCCCCACCCCCGGCCCGGCGCCCGCCGACACCGAAGAGTCCGCCGGCGGCGGCCTGATCGGTGGGGCGGGCAATGTGCTCAGCGGGTTGGGCGACGTGGTCAAGGGCCTGGGGGGCATGGTCAGCGGGGTGGGTAGCGTGCTCGGTTCGGTGGCCAGCGCGGGACGATCCTCGCTCGACCTCACCAGGGCGCTGGTCAACTCCCAGCTGCGCAGCGACAACGAGTATCGCGACCTGGTCAGCTCGGTGCAGGCTCCGCACTGCATTCTCAACACCCGGATCAGCCGCAACCGCCGGTTCGCCACCCAGCAGTACCCGCTGGCGCGGATGAAAGCGATTGGGGCTCAATATGATGCGACGGTCAACGATGTCGCGATGGCGATCATCGGGGGCGGCTTGCGGCGCTTCCTCGACGAACTTGGCGAGCTGCCCGACAAGCCGCTGATCGCCGTGTTACCGGTCAACGTGCGGCCCAAGGACGACGAAGGGGGCGGCAACGCTGTCGCGACCATCCTGGCCACGCTGGGCACCGACATCGCCGATCCCGCGGAGCGGCTGCGGGCGGTCACCGCGTCCACCCGGATGGCAAAGGCTCAGCTGAAGAACATGGACCGCGACGCGATCCTGGCCTACAGCGCGGCCCTGATGGTGCCCTATGGCATCCAGCTGGCCAGCACCCTCACCGGGGTGAAGCCGCCGTTGCCCTACACCTTCAACCTTTGTGTCAGCAACGTTCCCGGGCCGCAGGAAGTGCTCTACCTGCGGGGTAGTCGGATGGAGGCGTCCTATCCGGTCTCCCTGGTGGCACACAGCCAAGCGCTCAACGTCACCTTGCAGAGTTATGCCGGGACACTGAACTTCGGGTTCATCGGTTGCCGCGACACGTTGCCACATTTGCAGCGGCTTGCCGTCTATACCGGGGAAGCGCTCGACGAGCTGGATGAACCCGCGGCGTCGTCCGCGGTGAACTGA
- a CDS encoding DHA2 family efflux MFS transporter permease subunit encodes MRRRVGRLPREPEIGASTHAAGESRLGDDPRPDDHPVRLDAELLMTTATCLMLPVMVTLDTTVVNVAQRTFIEEFSSTQAVVAWTSTGYTLSLASVIPLTGWAANRLGTKRLVMGSVLLFTLGSLLCAMASSITLLVAFRAAQGLGGGILIPLQLIILARAAGPARLGRVLTISMISVLMAPIAGPILGGWLIDAFGWQWIFLINLPIGALTLILAGLVLPGDDSLPAESLDLVGMALLSPALVLLLYGLSALPARGTIGDPQVWLPTTVGLILIGGFALHALHRGDHALIDLRLLKNRAVAAANATRFMFAVTFFGSCLLFPAYFQQVLGKTPLQSGLLLIPQTLAAAAVMPIVGRLMEKRGPRDVVLMGTALTVVGMGIFIYGMSREHVHLPALLIGLGTFGVGTAAMMVPVSWSAVHMLNSSEVAHGSTLFNVNHNVAASVGAALMSVVLTSRFNGSADIAAANRADEIREQALRQHLPLDVSNLPPRIRTPGFAEHLTKDLSLAYAGVFLLGMIVVATTAIPAWFLPKRPAPRIELLQVEP; translated from the coding sequence ATGCGCCGCCGGGTGGGTCGGTTGCCGCGCGAGCCAGAGATCGGTGCCAGCACGCACGCCGCGGGCGAGTCGCGTCTGGGCGATGACCCTCGCCCCGACGACCATCCCGTCAGGCTGGACGCCGAACTTCTGATGACCACGGCGACGTGCCTGATGCTCCCGGTGATGGTCACCCTGGATACCACGGTCGTCAACGTGGCTCAGCGAACGTTCATCGAAGAGTTCTCGTCCACCCAGGCGGTGGTCGCGTGGACATCGACCGGCTACACCTTGTCGCTGGCCTCGGTGATCCCGCTGACCGGCTGGGCGGCGAATCGGCTCGGCACCAAGCGCCTGGTCATGGGTTCGGTGCTGCTGTTCACGCTGGGATCGTTGCTGTGCGCGATGGCATCGAGCATTACCCTGCTGGTGGCCTTCCGCGCGGCGCAGGGCCTTGGCGGCGGAATACTCATACCGCTGCAGCTCATCATTCTGGCGCGCGCGGCGGGTCCGGCCCGCTTGGGCCGGGTACTGACGATCAGCATGATCTCGGTGTTGATGGCCCCGATCGCCGGGCCCATTCTGGGCGGCTGGTTGATCGACGCGTTTGGCTGGCAGTGGATCTTCTTGATCAACCTGCCGATCGGAGCCCTGACCTTGATACTGGCCGGGTTGGTGCTGCCCGGTGACGATTCTCTGCCCGCGGAGTCGCTGGACCTCGTGGGCATGGCGCTGCTGTCCCCGGCGCTGGTGCTGCTGCTCTACGGGCTATCAGCGCTGCCGGCGCGCGGCACCATCGGCGACCCGCAAGTCTGGCTGCCGACCACGGTCGGCTTGATCCTGATCGGCGGTTTCGCGCTGCACGCCCTGCACCGTGGCGACCACGCGCTGATCGATCTGCGACTGCTCAAGAACCGGGCCGTCGCGGCGGCCAACGCCACCCGATTCATGTTCGCCGTCACCTTTTTCGGCAGCTGCCTGTTGTTTCCGGCGTACTTCCAGCAGGTGCTCGGAAAAACACCGCTGCAGTCCGGGCTGCTGCTCATCCCCCAGACGCTGGCCGCTGCCGCGGTGATGCCGATCGTGGGGCGGCTGATGGAGAAGCGGGGCCCGCGCGATGTGGTGTTGATGGGGACCGCGTTGACCGTGGTCGGCATGGGCATCTTTATCTACGGCATGAGCCGTGAGCACGTGCATCTTCCGGCGCTGCTGATCGGGCTCGGCACGTTCGGGGTGGGTACCGCCGCCATGATGGTTCCGGTGTCCTGGTCGGCGGTGCACATGCTGAATTCCAGCGAAGTCGCGCACGGCTCAACGCTATTCAACGTCAACCACAACGTCGCGGCGTCGGTGGGCGCGGCGCTGATGTCGGTCGTACTCACCAGCCGATTCAACGGCAGCGCTGACATCGCGGCGGCCAACCGCGCGGATGAGATCCGCGAACAGGCGCTCCGGCAGCATCTGCCACTGGATGTGTCCAACCTGCCGCCGCGGATTCGAACCCCGGGGTTTGCCGAGCACCTCACCAAAGACTTGTCGCTGGCCTACGCCGGGGTCTTCTTGCTCGGAATGATCGTGGTCGCGACAACAGCCATTCCGGCGTGGTTCCTACCCAAGCGCCCCGCCCCGCGGATCGAGTTGTTGCAGGTTGAGCCATAG